The genomic DNA CATTTGGGGTCCCTGGGGGAGGGCGATGATGTGCTTTGGGGGGCCACCGTCCCCTCTCATAGCAATGCCTGCACTCCTTGAGCTGTCAATTCCATTTAGAGATCATACTCTCCCTTCTGCTGGCCActagcctcccccaccccatcatcCCCTCCGCCCCTTTACAACTGAGTCTGCATTCCACGTGTCCCAATGTATTAAGTTTTCTTCTGCTCCTATAAGATACGGTAGATTTAGTGACTCAAGGCAACACGtattcattatctcacagttctatGGGACAGAAGTCTAGGTTGGCTCGGCTGGCCTCTGCTGGGTCTTCCTGGGCTGAAACAAGGTGTGGGCCAGGCTGTGTGCCCTTCTGGTGGCTTCAGGGCAGGCTCTTCTTCCAGGATTGTTCAGGTTGGGACAGAACCCAGTTCCTTGCGTTTGTAGGACTGAAGTCCTGTTCCTTTGCCAGCTGTCCGCTGAGGCCACTCGGCTCCTGGAGGCCTCTCTCTAGTCCCAGCACGTGGCCCTCCATCTCAGAGCCCCAGGCGGCCTGGGAACCCTTCTCACACTGGGAATCTTTCTCACTTCCCTTCTGCCGCCTTTCCCTTCTGATTCCAGCCAGAGAAAATTCTCTGCTTCTGGGGGCTCATGTGATTAGCTTGGGCCCATTTAGGCAATCCAGGAAAATCCCTGTGTTATAAGATCACAACTGTAATTAACTCTACAAAGACTGTTTGTCAGGAACATGGAGTTAGGAGGTGGACATCCTTAAGACGCCGTTAATCAGCCTTCCGTGCCCAACCAACCTAAGAAAGGTCATTAACGTAAGATCTGCTTAGATGTGGCTTCTCCACATCTCCCGTGTATCCTCCCATATCACAGGTGTGCAGATTTTATTCCCTATGGGACTTTACGGTTCCTGCTGGGGCATTTACTTCATCCCCTGCGGGAGAGAGCATAGTGTATGATGCACAATGAAATTTTCAATTGTTATTTAAAGTTCTGAAAAGATTActtcttttccacatttatttgttAAACAGAACAGTTAGTCCTGATTTTTTCTGAAGACACTGATGGGAATAAAACATAGTTCGTTCCCTCGAGGAAACGTAAGAATCATAGCGGGAGAATGTTCCAGGTAATGATGTGTGTACAGGGTGCGGGAAAGAAAGATCTCAATCTTGAGAGGTGTTTTAAAGATCCTCCACGTAGTTAAGATGAGGCAGCACAAAACAGCCAGAGGGAGAGGGTCCCCAGAGATGGAAGGACTCCCCATGTAGGTTCTGTTAGTTCTTTTGGGGGCATAGGTGCCCTTGGCCTGGCTCCATGCCCAggcctgcctcttcctctctggctCTCCTCTGGCCAAGCCCACCCCCCGGGGCATTGAGCCTGTGGGGCGGGGGATCTACCTGCTCTGTTCTCTGAATTCTTGTCACTaacaccaccccccaccccccccaacccgCCCTCACCAGGATGCTTGCTGACTCTAAGATGGATGCGGGGGAGACAGGGCACAGAAAACACAGGTGGCATAAGGATATTGTGGAAAGAGACCAGCAAGAACTTCTATGGGATTCCAGGATTCACAGAGACCGGATAACACACAAAGGAACATTGATCCGTAATAACTTTGACATTAAAGATCTGTTGCTTCTATCCTGAAAAAGAtgaattactaaaaaaaaaaaaaaaaaaaaactctaagttttaaaatgtcaaatcttTACAATGTTTGAAAGCTTGATTAATTCAAACCTAATCCAAAAAGCCTATTACTATGTCTTCCCTATCAATATCTATTCAAAAAGTCAGTTTGGTTTTACTTACGgcaaatttatttccttattatacTATAAAGAACCACATCTCCCAAtgaattgtttcaatttttttttcttttttgcggTCAGTTTGAGATGGCAAGATATACAAATCAGCATGTTTTcattaggaaaataattaaaatattcattgcCAGGAGGGGATCTGTATGTATTATAAGAACTTGGCAGACAGCAAAGGACTCTGGATTCTCCAAGTCTAGTGAAGAAGTCTTATTTCAATCTAAGTCAAAAGTATTCTAAGTAGAAAGGTGATTTTGCTAATTAATTTGCTGGTGGCTCcaaatcctttttggaaataaaataagcaaaggatAACACAATGACTAAGTTGCCTCCTTCTCCCATTTTGCAAAAAGCGTTGGTATAATGTGtgtgatggtgaattttatgtgtcaaggTAGGTCGGCCACAGTACACAGATACTTGGTCAGACATCATCCTGGATGTTTTTGTTGAGGGTGTTTTTTTGGATGAGGTTAATATTCAGCTCAGtagattttgagtaaagcagattgccctccataaagtgggtgggcctcatctaatcagtggAAGGccttaaaagaacaaagactgacctccccaaAGCAAGAGGGATTTCTCCAGCAGAAAGCCTTTGGATGTGAACTGGGTCTCCAACCTGCTGgaccaccctgcagattttggacttgccaggctgcataatcatgtgagccaattccttcaaataaatctctttatatacacatcctattggttctgtttctctggagaagtccAACTAATGCTTTGCTCAGTGTTTTCTTTAAGCGTTGATGCCTTTGATGAATTATAATGATTATCTGTCTTGAAGAACtgttctattaatattttaacatttcataaGCGGTTTCTTTGAAGTCCTAAGATAATCAATAGGGAGCAATTCTCAAGAATCCCACTGCTGGAAACATTTGATCCAGTATCCAACCACACAAGGAGGAAAGGATGACTTGTTTCCTCACTGGACAGTGCACGAGGAGGCTGGGCTCTGTGCTTGGCGACATCCCTGAGGCAGGCAGGACTCTGGAATGCCCCAAGTTTCTGTGCCCCCTGGTGCACATGTCCAGCCTAGTCCCCAGGACTGGAGGAGAGAGTGCTCCATGACTGTGCTGTGTCCTATAGCACCAGTGACCTCAATATAGGGACAGTGTCAGGTGGGCCTTACCTAATCACATGCGGCTGGACACAGAGGGCTCAGAGGTCAGGCGCACAGGAAGTATGTGAAGTGCCCATGCTGGCTTGGAGATGGAGGGGGGTCATGGGTCCAGGAAGGTGGGCGGCCCCTAGGGGCTGAGAGAGACTCCTGCCAACAGCAAACTAGGGattggggacctcagtcctacagtcATAAGGAACTAGGTTCTATCACAATAAGACTGAGCCCGGAAGTGGATTTTCCCCCAAAAGCCTCCAAGCATTCAGCCAGACCCACACCCTGATAGCCCCATTGTGATACCCAGAGCAGGGAACCCAGCCCCTCCAGGCTGACGTGCTGCCCACAGAACCCGGAGCTAACATGTGGGTttgcagctgttaagtttgcggTCATTTGTTACATGGCAATAGAAGCTATTGCAGTTCCTTATATTCTCTGGgccctcatttcttctcttaGATGAAAATAGAGAAAGTGGTTTGTCCTGATTTCTTGTCATTGCATCTGGACATGGACTGGTCAGAGAAATGGGTTTGGATATGGCATGGGTCCCAGAAAGCCATGTCCCTGCCTCCCTTTGCACAGGCAGTTGTGAAACGAGGGAAATGATCCAACAGTTAGGGTAAAGGGCTGCACTCAGAGGTCAGTGCTGCCACATGTCAGACGTCTGGACCTGAGTCAGGCACGTAAGCGCTCTCagcttctctttttcaaaatgggACTCGTTACAGTGGGGATGCTCCTGGGGACTGAAGGCTGTAATGGGCGTGTGGGCGTAGGTGGAACCTTGGCCTATGGGAGCTCAGGATGGGGCCCTAGAGGGCTGAGATGGCTGGTTTTCTCTCTGTCACCAGTGTCCTACCCAGCTCAGGAAGCATGGTAGATCTCAGCTTTGGTGGACAGAAGGACATCTGCTTATTTATTCCTCCGGGTCTTTCTGGAAGGTTATGCTAAAGGCTACCTGCTCCAAGACCATCACAGTGTACCCCCCCCCAGAAAGAAATCCCCTTTTCTCATCCTGAAGTCTGGACCTACTCATGTTCTACCAGAAGCATTTAGTAAGGTATTCCCTGTACTGTAGTCCTTTAATAAAAATGGGTACCATTTATGGAGTATCTACTCCATCCATGTGCTTCTTTACCAAAAGCTATTCCATTGGTTGTCAATCAACCCTTTGCGTAGGATGGTCACTCTGATTTTGCAGAGGGAGAAACTATGGTTCAGAGAGATTGTGTAAGTTCTTTGCACTCACATAGTCAGGAAACTGATTCAAAGGGCCACATTTCCCACTTTATTATGTCTTGGGCCATGTGCCCAAATGGAGCTTTACCACTGGGACCCGTGAGAAGCGGGGCCCTTTGTGGAGGGGTCCCTGTTGACATACCCACAAATTTTGCTCTGTGGCTCATTATCTTCCCACAAGTGcggtgggaggggaaggagtgaACAACTCGTCTATCACGGAGAGGTTCGTCAAGGACTCCTGAGACATTTCAGCATTAaggtagaaagaaaaacaccttTGTTTATTCCCTAGTGTAGATGTCTTTAAGCATGATCGTTAAGAATTATAATTGCACTTTTAGACTTTTCTTACAAGGCCTTCGCTAACATTGTAAGAGACCATCCGTTGAGTCAAAaccccatcttccttcttcctggctcTGCAGGCTTCTGGGCTTTCTGACGGGAACTGCGCACCATGTGCATCTGGTGTGCTTCTCGCTTGCCCAGCCCTGCCCGTGTACCCTTTTCCCCTATCCGCCAGACTCTCCCTTGGGAATGCGATATTCTAGTTCAGCAAATGCACACATTGCCTCATTGCCTTATTGTGGACCTAGGAATGATGTTTAATCGTCTTCTTATCTTTCCTGACCAGTCTACCTGAGGTGGAAACACTGTGAGACGCCCTATGTTAAGACTTTATGCAATCTAACGAAACTCTTGAACAGACTTCAGAAAGACCACAGAGATGACGTCTACCTTTACATCTCTGGACACCTGAATCCCAATAAGCTCTACAGGCCACCTGCGACGATCTTGCATCACTGGGCCAATGCCAATAGGCCAAAGGGGGAAAGAATCGTCAGAGTGGAAAAGCCGTTCGATAAGAAGATTGCAAAGATGAAAGATGCCTGGGCTTATTTTACCATCAACACAGCCCTGCATCCAAACGATGCCCAGAACACACCACTCTTCAGGTATTTGAACCCTGTGGCACACACTTCCCACAGTTCAGAAGAGGATCTCATTCCAAAGATGGCTCCAAGAGGAGAGGGTTCTTCTGAAGGACGCAAGAAGGAAGAACTAAGACTGCCAGAGATGAAGGTTCTCAAGTCCAAAACAGTCAAGTCCAGCCGTCAGTGCGTGATGTCACCTCCAGGCAAGGATGAATACCAGTACATCAGCTCATACTTGGCCGGCGTGACCAAAGCAGACAAGTATAGGAAGTTCTTGTGTTTCGAAAAAGAAGTTCTTGCAAAGCAAGATCTCCTGAAGAATGATTTCACTGGGGGCAAGGCAGCGATATGCCATGAAAAGAAGCTGGAACAGGTAAGGAAGGGAGTTTTGCAATACTGTCCACGTAAGTGCCATAGCTCTAGGAATCTAAATACTGTGGGAAGAGACTCGCCCTCAGATGCCTCATTTATGTTTCCAGGCAGAATAGAACAAGGCTGCCAGGTGTTGAGAACATCTGAACAGGATGTAGATGATAATGGTTGGGGTGAGATAAAAGAAGGCTAAGTTTGGAGACTGGTAAGTTGGAGGTGATTTCATAATTGGAAGCATTAGATGCTGCATAGCAGCTATGGTAAATAAAATGTTCGCGAGATAGCAGAAGGATCCGAGAAGAGGTTTGCCTAAGTCACTATGAAAGAAggtgaagggagagggaggagagagttgACAGTTACATGACATAAGGAAAGGCTGCCTATGAGTCACACATGTCTTTGAAGGTGGTTAAGTGTGCTGTGAAGTGATGCGTTGAGCGTGCGAGGCTCTGGGTATTGCATATACCAGATAACCAAACCTTGGTGAGATTTTTGCCTGAGAGGACTGAGGAAAGAGACAGACCTTGGGGTCATCATGGAGGCAGAGAGTGAATCCTTGAGGACAGGATGCAAAGGggtgaataaagaaaagaagacaaaacttgGATGACCATGTAAGGTTCTCAGCACTGGCTGGAGGAAATCAGATGCATCTTGATTTCCCACTGGGCTCTGCCCAGACCTAACGCTTGGGCAGTGGGAGCTGTATCCTCTGATAGAAAGCCCCATGGGGATTCTGATTCCTTAACCTGAGAAACTATTTGGGAAGGGAAATCAAGACATCCTGAACCGGTCTGGTTCTGTTTTTCCTCCAGGAGCTCCAGAAAGTATGCATATGCGACCCTCAGCAGTTCAACAGACTACAGGTCTTTGGGAAAATTTTTGAAGACATTTGCAATAGTTCTTTGATATTTGGTGATATCTTGAAAGAAGTGAAGGTAATAGAAACATATATCTCCCACATAACAATTGAAAGCCATGCATGATCTTCTGTGCACATGATCTCAACTCGCACAGAAATTCTGTCAAGTATCATGGTCTCCTTTCTACAGACGAGGAAAATCCCTCACAGAGCCTGGAAGTAATGTGCCTACAGCCACATGGATCCTAAGTGGGCCATGTGGCGTAAACACCCAGCTTACTCACTCCTTAAGCTCGTATTTTTCCACTAAAGCTTCCTAAttatatataaacttttataaAAGCTACATAGGTAACATATAAACTTTTATAATGATGCATATGTAATTTTACATGAATCTTTATGGAATTATAAGTTTGTTGTGATTTCATGATGAAAATGACCTTCCTATTGAAGCTAAGTTGAAAGTAGGTTGCTTACAGATCCTGCTATTGTCTAAGTCCTCAAGGGCAAAGAATACTTAGAAGCAGCAAGACGGTGTGTCCTGTTCTCCAGAGAATGTCTTCATCCTTGGAGAGCTCATCTATGGCAGGTAAACAGGACCCGATCCATGGAGCTTCCGAATGGCAGGAGCTCACATGGTCTTACCATGTGTCAAGTGATTTTATGATACTGTTTTGAGGTGATCCATAGTTAATATTCAAATATGTTTCAAAGATAGTGAAATTGATACATTTTAGTGTGTACAGTGTTTAACATATTGCAggaatattttctagtttttgaaaTGATCTAAAAACTGACATCCTTAAGTCCGTACTACTCACACACATGAATAACCTTTAGTCTCGTTATCCCATACCACCTATCCAAtgggtttttctctctctcttttttttttttgtacaggACACATATGAACTCTACATGACAATACTTCTGGAGTCCCAGCCCACAGCCCAGTATGAGGTAATAATCAATCCTGCAGGTGCCTGAGTGAACctatttcttcatatttcagGAGCAGTAGAAAACATTCTGAATCCAAGAAGCCCCATTTGTGCCTCCATAATTCAATATAGCTGATACTTTTATTAGAGATGGGCTTGATACTAGCTGATGGGTGTTGTGGGTAGAGAACTTAACTTCTGCTCATGGTGATAATGCTGgtcagggaggaggaggccacCAATTCTCAGTGATCTCTGCTGGCTTAACCCTCCGTGACCCAGAGCTCGCATGTTGGTGTTGCTCAGAATTGTCCCTCTCtcatttctcactctctctctgctaGATGAGATCCATTTGCGTAGCCCCATTACACTGATGATCCCCAGCTTTGTATAGGTCTCCCAGATCTTTCCTGTGAGTTCCAAATTGTACCTCTATCCAGCTTCTCACTGGATGTTGACACTTAGGTATCTGGGGTAGGCAAGTTacagaccttaaaatagggagattatcctggtttATTTgagtgggcccaatctaatcaaaTGAGCCCCTAAAAGCAGAGAACGTACTCTGGCTGGAGACAGAAGGGAGAGGCAATTCCAAGCGTGAGAAGGATTCCACGGCTTCTGGGGGCTCTGAGACGGAAGGCCCATGTGCTGGGACTAGTGAGAAGTttctaggagctgagagcagtCCTGGCTGACAACCAACAAGGGAATGAgacttcagtcctacaaccacaaggatctgggttctgccaacaacctgaatgaccTTGGTAGGAGATTctgccccagagcctccagagaaGAGTGCAGCCCAGCCCACACCTTGGTTTCAGCCCTGTGAGACCCTAACAGGGCCCAGCTGAGCCAACCTAGACTTCTGCCCTACAgaactgagataataaatttgcattaaGCCTCTAAGGTTGTGACCATTTATTATGACTGTAacataaaagtaagaaaatgtccCATGGATAGTTCAAAACAGAGCTTCCAAAACTGTTTTTAATTGTCCTTTATTGAACATCAGCTCCCATAATGCACGGGTGTGGTCCTTGTCTCATTGACACCTCACTCTTTTCTGCATTCCCCCAATGAGGCAACCGTGCTGGGTTGAATAAATGTCCTCCAAAACTTTGTGTCCACCTGGaagctgtgaatgtgaccttcttGGGAAACAGATTCTGTatagatgtaatcaagttaagatgagatccttagagtgggtcctaatccagtgatgagtgtccttataagaagagggaagtttggacacagacacagatgttAGAGGCAGAGATCTGAGTGGTGCATCTCCTGACATATCACTATATTTCCAAACCACTgcagtatgtatgtatatacgtaAACAGTTTGGGAATATAAATGGTACCATGTCACTAATATCAGAAAGCATGCCCAGTTGTTATCCCCAGTGAAGAGTATAAAGGATGCATTGTGACGAGTAGCATGCAGCATGCATAAACCTGTGGCCTCATCTAACTGGTGACAACTTCCAGGTGTTCCCTCCAGACTTGGGTCACACCTGTGGATGTTTAGTAAGGAAAACAGACTTCAGGAATAACTTTATCACTTACCCAAACCAGGAGAATATAACCCTGGAGCTAAGATGACTTTTGACGTTTTGAATTCATTCAAGTTTAAAAATTCTGTCTTATAAATTGGGAAGCGTAGTTTCTTACTTTGTGTAAAAAACACAACATTACAAGGAGGTCAGTTCTAACTTCCTTCTTAATCCAAAATCAGCTGTGTGcattgctttctttgttttgagCTTTTCATGCTAcagaaaaataagcttttatttgaCAGAAATAAACAGAGGCTCCAGTTGGGGGTCTACCCTGTTTCTTATCTTTTAAGCTTGAGTCAAAAAGGAACATATATGCCTGTATCTCAATCAAACACCGGAATGCAAAAAATCCCCAGGCCAACGGGGCACTGCATCcttcttccagtttctggaaACTTGGCAGCCCATCAGCTCCACGTTTGAGTACAGCACTGCTTTATATCTGTGTGCGGTAAATGAATTAATTGATTCTCACTCACTTAGAAGAAATAATTGTAGTAAAGATAATGATGTACTCGAAGCACTTTATTTTCCCCACACAAACCACGCAACCCCCCACTGATTTCTGAATTTCTTAggaaaacaaaaccttaaaatatatataaaaaaattttacccGGATCGTCACATGACTGGTTATCCCACCTCCAATATTATCCTCTCCCTGAAGCCCTCTCTATTTACCTGTTTTAACTAGAATGTAGATTTTGACTCAGGACATCTTGAATGCACTGTAACCACAACAAAGGAAGATTCTCACCCTTCCTGTGTGTTTGTCCCACCTAGACTTTGCTGGCTCACTTCAAGGGGCTGCAGAGGAGATCTGTGAAGACAGAGGATGTCGACCAGGCCAGGGAGGAACTGAGGGCGTGTGTGAGGGCTGTCAAAGCAGCCGTGGAGCGTAATGACAAGTAAGGGTTAACCAGCTGACTTGATCCGTGTTGTGATCATACTATTTTACTGTATCTTAGACCATGTGATGAGCATATGTTTCCCTTTTTGCTGCATTATTGGCTGAGGCATGCTACCTTTCTCTACATCCTGCCCATCATCTGGCGTCTTCCACAAGCAGGGACATATGGGACTAGGGTGTTCTAGATCTGGTGTTTCTACGAGGGGAGTTTGGGGAGGTTTCTGAAGGAATCTCGTGCGTTCTTTGGTGGCCCCTTGAGGACTTATTGACAGATGGGAGTGCTGTAAATTCTAGACGCCTTTTATGAATGCCCTTATtatcttaacttaaaaaaatctttctcctcCCTGTATAGTCTTCCAGGATGAAATCACAATCAGATAGGATATACTTTttgtaaaagattaaaaaaaaaaaaaagattaaagcaaATTTGACACACCCTAAAGAgcctcaagaaaataaaacaagaaacaaaaaccaaaaaacaaaactacaccTTCAGTGTAACTAGAAGACGGAAAGCATCCAAAATTCAAAATacctgaaaatgaagaaatgcacatcaaatgctggtgaaCTATTATCCACTCTCTTTCTGCAAACCTTTGTGACAATAAGGGCagtttggagaagagagaagaacgGAGCTAACAGAAGACCTAAAATTGTTCTAAAGCCActgccagaggaagagagagagagagagaaagagagagagagaatctatCCTAAGTGAGAATATTGCAAAGGTTGCCGGTAGATCGATCAGAGCACTGACTTAAAAGGAAAGGACTTCAAAGTGAGTGTGGAAGCAGGGAAACAATTCTGAAATGCTAATGACCTGGGTGAGAAGAGGATTAAAAGAAGTGATCAGCATCCTTTGCAACTGTGCACTGAAGAGACAAGAAGCAAAGATGGGGAATTTAGAATTCCATCAAAGAAGAGCATCGAAGGGTACACAGTGCCTCCCACTGCggttcttcctttcctccaaaaaaaagctATCcagcaaaaaatcaaaacaagacaaaacaaaagaccccaaaacaGCAAGAACATAATTTGCTACTCTGACAGATGTGTCCTCTTGAATTAGGAAGCTTGCACACTACCCCAGACCACTAGCCGTGCCCACAAAATGGCAGAGGTATAAGGATCTTTGTCCACACAAActactataaaaagaaaacagaatatgaGAACCCAAACAATTTAACTGATGAAAATCCTGCCGTCCAACAATAACAGCAAACAGTTGGAGAAGAAAACTGTGCCACAGCACTCCAAACCAAATGAAATACTCTCAACAGAGCATTTCAGGATATGAAAACCACCTTCAGTCAGAAATTTAAAACCTAAGCACAGaaatcaacaacagcaaaaaaggGAAGACGTGAAACAAGATTTGACATCTAAGGAAAGACAGGTGAAAAAGTCAAAATTACAGATCAAGACTAAACTATGACATGCCCAAGGAGGAATATCTCGGAGTGAAAATATAATCAAGGGCAttagagaaaagcaggaaaacatcaagagaatgaaaatgacagagagagaaaatgagtcaGAGAAAAAGGGCTTGAAACAGAAGATCAGCAAAGAAGATCCAATTTACATATAATTAAagtccctgaagaagaaaaacaaagcaatggaatagaaacataaataatatttaaaactataatataGTAAGAATGTCTGGAAACTCAACCCTTGGAATCTACATATTGAAAAGGCCTTTATCATTATAATTAATCCATTCAACCTCAATTTCTTAACATTGGGGGTCCTAATACCTTGCTGTTTCTCTTTTAATCTCTGATAAAATGAGCTAATGTGCATGAAAATCTGAAACTATTAGGCCCCTTCTAGATTTGCAGCATTAAGCCATTTGTGGTTTTGATGTTTTTAACCAAATCACAGTGAATACCTCAGTGTATGCAATATTTATtagattccttttttctctctctgtaaatcTGTTAGAAATAAGATAGTTGATTTAGTTTATTTTGAACCAGGAAGAGGATCCATTacaaaggtttttattttcttcttttaatatttcttgtattttatttttagtttaaatatagTGGAATTAGTAAATTGTATCTGTGGAATGAAATCATAATGCACAGGGAAAATACAATGTATATTCCAACATCAGTAAGATCTTTCTATTGCCCTTGATTTGTTGTTTACCtctaagtgtaaaatattttctttgcctcCTTGCTTCTTAGAAATTCAAGTCacaaaataatatcaataaacTCTATTGTAAATCATGTATTTTACGTTAACTAGTTCCTTTAATTAGTAGTTTACGCAATCTTGGTAAGaaagtgttttctcatttatctaACTTGACTCAGTCTCTCATTTTAtgtatatcttaaaattttcttttttgctagaAACTAATAAgatcagtttttatttctcaattagaaaaaagatgaaagaaaaaagtgccaATGGGGTTctaatatttcactattttttatcAAACCGTAGACTCAGAAGTGAGTTAGAGTTGGAGCGTGTCTTGCTACAATCTGCTAAGGAAAAATCAGGCAAGTGATGTTCTTCTGACATATGTTTGTCTGGGACTTTTGGGTGAGGAATCTTCAAACCTGGTCCCCTGTTCACGGCCTCCTGCTATTAGTTATTtgaaagagttttccagagagattattcaattttattcatttactttttcccaTCAAGTTGTTTAGAAATAATCTAAGACTTCATTTAATCTGA from Equus quagga isolate Etosha38 chromosome 8, UCLA_HA_Equagga_1.0, whole genome shotgun sequence includes the following:
- the C8H6orf118 gene encoding uncharacterized protein C6orf118 homolog, which gives rise to MAEDSEPEFYLRWKHCETPYVKTLCNLTKLLNRLQKDHRDDVYLYISGHLNPNKLYRPPATILHHWANANRPKGERIVRVEKPFDKKIAKMKDAWAYFTINTALHPNDAQNTPLFRYLNPVAHTSHSSEEDLIPKMAPRGEGSSEGRKKEELRLPEMKVLKSKTVKSSRQCVMSPPGKDEYQYISSYLAGVTKADKYRKFLCFEKEVLAKQDLLKNDFTGGKAAICHEKKLEQELQKVCICDPQQFNRLQVFGKIFEDICNSSLIFGDILKEVKDTYELYMTILLESQPTAQYETLLAHFKGLQRRSVKTEDVDQAREELRACVRAVKAAVERNDKLRSELELERVLLQSAKEKSESSKKKVMDEENLTLIEKVEKTRCEILNKWDEIQALEREIKTTLVHTGISHITENKIKSIETETIKLDTANKILRKKILIIENHLKQSMKKNKMSEEEQQNFWEFIKEFVKFKEADNNSQVNGKMTYENLQPPCT